The window TTGAATATCCCTTGTTTGATTTCAGTGATGAACCAGGAACAAAATTTCACACTGAGCTATGCAAAGGCTATACTCTAGAATTTTTTTGCCATGACAAAGGAAGTATTTAGATTACCGGAGCTATAGATAGTTATGCATTAGATTAGCAGAAGTAAACATTTTAAAAGCTTCAGGACACGACATGGCCAAAAGAACAAACACAAACGGAAAACAAGCTGCTCATTCAGCACAAGTATCTGATACCTGATAAACATCCACCACTCCGCCATTAGTACTCAGTAGCAACTATGGCCAATACTGCTAACAAGAAGATCCAGTAATATCAGGCTCCCAGCTCATGAAACACATTTAGTACGCCCCAGTACGCTTGATAAGATGCCGCATACCACTCACCACGTTCCAAAACACATCTAGTACTATCGCTTGAACACCTGAACTATatacatggagatatatctcatTGTGTCATCTCCTAAACCCTCTTTTTCATCTCAGCAATGATCTCTGGGAATTTCAGAACCAGCAACGCATAACCATCGGTGAAGATGGCCTTCTTGAAATTTTCCTCCACCACAAAGAAGTCAATGCACCTGTTCTTCAACTCCTGGCAGTTGTAGGTTTCAGCCCAAGCTAAGATAGTTGCAACTGTATCTACCGACACTTTATCCCACAACTTCTGGGCGCAAACAATCTTCAGTCTGTCCAGTGCATACCGATCGGCCGCAGCAAGCAGGTTCTGGAACATCTCGGTGGAAGAGTCCCCAAGCTCGTCTTCTAGGGGCAATTCATCTGTGTATATGAACCGGAGCATAACTTTGAATGTTGCAGGTGTGATGTCGTGCAGCGTGATGGATGGCATTGTAGCCTCGGACATGGGGCCGAAGAGCTCTGCTCGGAAGACCGGTGAGCGGGCAGCAAGCACTGTTCGATGAGCATGGAATGTCTCATTGTCAACGATGAATGACACATCTGTCCCATCAGCGTGATCTAGCAGGCGACCAAGATGGGTCCCAATGTCTGAAGGAGGGACAGGAACACAACTGTCATCGATGATCATGATGGCACAAGCAAATGTGACGTGTCTCCCTGTTAAGTAATCTTTCTCCAAAGTAGTTCGTTCGAGGAACTTGCCCCATCCCCAGCAGTCGCTGCTGTCTTTATCTTCCATGATTTCAAAGGTTTGACATAACCTTCGTATGTGTGACAATGACATGGATGGCTTGCTGTCCCTACCCATCATAAACACCTCAAAGATGACCCCGACACTTCTAGATTTGCTCATGTGCTCCAGGAAGATAGAAACATACTCCTCGTCGGCCTCGTACTCCCCACTCGGGAAGAACTTAATCCCCCACAGGTGTCCCCCGGCGGAGACGGCATCGGAGTAGAAGGCCATACCGGTGGGAAGGTGCTTGACTAGCTCGTAGTCGACTTTGAATTGGAAGACACAAGAGCCCACAATGGTGTTCTCCACGGGTCTGTTCACTGAACAAAATTTAAGTGAACGCAAGGTACAAGCTAGTGAATCCACAAAATTGAGCAAGCAAAGAGAAAGCACCACAAAATTGACAATGCAGAGTAGTACTGTACAAGCTAGTGAATCCTTCAGCTGAATGAACCGAAGAAGAGCACAAGAGGACACTCACTGGCTAGCTTGCTGTCGGAGATGGCAGCGATTGGCCTGCTGGTGGTGGCGATCGGTGCTGCGGCGCTGCCGGCCGCTCCTTGGAACTCCCGCGACCCGCGCCGGAACCTCCGCCGTACGCCGCgtgcccgcctcctcctccccgccgctcCTCGTCGCCTGCTCTCGTGGCCGCCGCCACTCGCGGCGAAACCCTTGAGCACAGAGCTGTTCTTTGCGGGCTACCAGCACACCGCAGGTGTGTATATGGGCCGCGTGCCAATGTATCGACTAGCTAGAAATGAATCACAGCCAGTGAACAGTAAGGGCTGGGACGCTGGGTCCATTATCTCTTTATTTCTTTACGCAGTACGCGTTCTCTCTGCCTCACCGCCTCGTTATTTTTCATTTTCTTCTGGTTTTTATTTGTTTGGTTTGTTCCTCAATTATCAGCggttattttttatttttattttatttttttcattttcttctcataaatttgtgaacatttaaaaaaatcaaaacatctttaaaatggCGAATGATCTATTAATTTCGTGAATATTTTTGCAAATATACAATTattttaaataaataaatattattattattaaaatTATGATTTTTTAGAAAATTCTTGAAGATTTTTTGTTAAGTTCGTTAACTTCTTTACTTCAAAAAGGGAAGAAGAAACAAATACAAAATTAGGCCTAAATAAAAAGACTGGCTGAAATTGGCAAGGAAAAACCAGCCACGAGCCCGCCCTGCGCCACACGTACACTTGGGCAATATTATGGGCCATCCTAGTGTTGGTTTTGAGGTCTATCCCATCATAGACAGAATCATCAAGAATCTTTCTGTTTGGCTTGGGGAATATTTGTCATGTAGGGGCAAACTAATTCTTCTTACTACTTGCATTGTTAACATTTCTATGTACTTAATGTCCATGATGAAATTTCCTAAATGGGCTATTGATGCTATCACTTATCAGATGCCCCATTTCTTTTGTGGTAGTTTGAGGAGTGAACATAAGTACCACCTTGCTAAATGGGAGCTCATTTCTACGAGGAAAGAATTCGGTGGCATGGGTGTCCCAAATCTTAGAGACTTTAACCTGGCCATGTTGGCAGCTTGGTTTCAATAATGGAAACAATGACTGCAAGGAACTGTGTTTAAAATATGGTGCCAACAAACCTAATATTCTATGTAGTTGACCTGGTGTGGGGTCTCCGAAGTTATGTTACCTTAGGAGTTAGTATCTCGTTGTAGTGTCTTGTTTGGCTTGTGGTGGACAGTGGTATTATGTGTGGATGGTCACTGTGGTATCCGCCTGTGTATGGAGGCGActctgaatgctgctgatgtgcGGCAACACCTGCTTTGCGTTTTAGTTTGTGCTGCATGAACCACTGTGTGTAATGCTTTGAATCAAAGTTACATGAAACACCATCTGTAAATTTTTAACTGTTTTCATGTAAGTGTGTATTAACTGTCAATCGGCACTGTTTTACTCCCTCGGCACCAAAATACTTGCAGTTGGGGGAACTTGTACTAGTTTCCCCCCGCTACAAGTATTTCGGTACAGAGGTAGTATTTTCTAGTATGCCTTACGCTTGTTTACCATTGCTGTGCAACTTATTTCCATGTTTATGTAGATTCCTTTGGCTGATAAGTGTGCGCAAATGATTTTGAGCGTTTTTGCCGCTGTTGAGCTATGTTAGATGAATGATTTTTGCATATCTCTAGGCTGATTAGCAATTCTCAGAAAGCTTTCGAGTAGCCACTCAAGCCGAGTTCCACTGAAACTTGTGTATCACCATGACATCTGCACAGATAGGAAATACTTTAATCCGGTCATCAGGTCCCAGCTGTTTCACATTGCAGAACGAAATATTTTAGCCTAAACAGGGGCCCTACTCTCACATAATAAATGACGTGTAGTATGCATAGACGCTGAACCTAGGATGTTCTTTTCTTCTATCGAACGCACATGCCAATTAATTAGAAATTTTGTTCAGGACCAGACCTCCGTTCTAGTTAGCACTACCATGTTTTTTTGTTTTGAATATCCTTGTTTGATTTCAGTTACCAGATGAACCAGGAACAGAGAGCATGACTGGTAAAAATTGGCATATGTTAACATTTGGCAAATGTCAAATATTGGCTTGTGCTTGGTTGGTTACCTTGTTTACTTACCAATCTCACAAGAAGTTGTcaattttttgttttgttttgaatatCCTTGTTTGATTTCAGTTACCAGATGAACCAGGAAGAGAGAGCATGATTGGTAAAAATTGGCATATGCTAACATTTGGCAAATGTCAAATATTGGCTTGTGCTTGGTTGGTTACCTTGTTTACTTACCAATCTCACAAGAAGTTGGcagttttttgttttgttttgaatatCCTTGTTTGATTTCAGTTACCAGATGAACCAGGAAGAGAGAGCATGATTGGTAAAAAATGGCATATGTTAACATTTGGCAAATGTCAAAATATTGGCTTGTGCTTGGTTGGTTACCTTGTTTACTTGCCAACCTCACAAGAAGTTGTcaatttttggcaacttttgatATTGCCAATTGTTTGGCTTGCCAAGTATTGGCAACGCCAAATGttggcatcaaaccaattatCCTCAGAATTTCACGCTGAGCAATGCAAACGCTATAATCCAGATTTTTTGGCCATGACAAAGGCGATTCCCGGAGCTCTAGATGGTTATGCATTATATTAGCAAAAGGTGAACATTTTAAAAGCTTCAGGACACGACTTGGCCAAAAAAAAACAAACACAAACAGAAAACAAGCTGCTCATTTGTAACCTTTAGTAGGGCATCCTTTTCTTCTCTCGAACACACAGGCCAATTAATTAGAAAATTTGTTCAGTACTCCCACAAGGGCCACAACCACGTTTTCAGGTTTGAATATCCCTTGTTTGATTTCAGTGATGAACCAGGAACAGAATTTCACACTGAGCTATGCAAAGGCTATACTCTAGAATTTTTTTTGCCATCACAAAGGAAGTATTTAGATTACCGGAGCTATAGATAGTTATGCATTAGATTAGCAGAAGTAAACATTTTAAAAGCTTCAGGACACGACATGGCCAAAAGAACAAACACAAACGGAAAACAAGCTGCTCATTCGGCACAAGTATCTGATACCTGATAAACATCCACCACTCCGCCATTAGTACTCAGTAGCAACTATGGCCAATACTGCTAACAAGAAGATCCAGTAATATCAGGCTCCCAGCTCATGAAACACATTTAGTACGCCCCAGTACGCTTGATAAGATGCCACATACCACTCACCACGTTCCAAAACACATCTAGTACTATCGCTTGAACACCTGAACTATatacatggagatatatctcatTGTGTCATCTCCTAAACCCTCTTTTTCATCTCAGCAATGATCTCTGGGAATTTCAGAACCAGCAACGCATAACCATCGGTGAAGATGGCCTTCTTGAAATTTTCCTCCACCACAAAGAAGTCAATGCACCTGTTCTTCAACTCCTGGCAGTTGTAGGTTTCAGCCCAAGCTAAGATAGTTGCAACTGTATCTACCGACACTTTATCCCACAACTTCTGGGCGCAAACAATCTTCAGTCTGTCCAGTGCATACCGATCGGCCGCAGCAAGCAGGTTCTGGAACATCTCGGTGGAAGAGTCCTCAAGCTCGTCTTCTAGGGGCAATTCATCTGTGTATATGAACCGGAGCATAACTTTGAATGTTGCAGGTGTGATGTCGTGCAGTGTGATGGATGGCATTGTAGCTTCAGACATGGGGCCGAAGAGCTCTGCTCTGAAGACCGGCGAGCGGGCAGCAAGCACTGCTCGGTGAGCCTGGAATGTCTCATTGTCAACGATGAATGACACATCTGTCCCATCAGCGTGATCTAGCAGGCGGCCAAGATGGGTCCCGATGTTTGAAGGAGGGACAAGAACACAGTTGTCATCGATGATCATGATGGAAAATACAAATGTGACATGCCCCTCTGTTAAGTAATCTTTCTCCAATATACGTAGTTCCCTCGATGAACTGACCCCATCCCCAGCAGTCGCTGCTGTCTTTATCTTCCATGATCTCCAAGGTTTGAACGAACCTTTGTCTGTGTGCCATACATGGCTTGCTGTCCCTGCCCATCATAAAGACCTCAAACATGACCTCCACACTTCTAGACTTGCTCATGTGCTCCAGGAAGATCGAAACATACTCCTGGTCGGCCTCTAACTCCCCACGCGGGAAGAACTTAACCCTCCACAGGTGTCCCCCGGCGGACACGATGTCGGAATAGAAGGCCATGCCAACGGAAATCTGCTTGCTTCGCTAATAGTCTACTTTGAATTGGAAGACACAAGAGCCCACACTGATGTTCTCCGCCGGTCTGTTCACTGAACAAAATTTAAGTAGATGTAAGGACAAATTGCCACAAAACAACATCGAGCAAGCAAAGAGAAAGTACCGCAAAATCGACAATGCAG is drawn from Aegilops tauschii subsp. strangulata cultivar AL8/78 chromosome 1, Aet v6.0, whole genome shotgun sequence and contains these coding sequences:
- the LOC109751265 gene encoding BTB/POZ and MATH domain-containing protein 1 isoform X2, with protein sequence MAFYSDAVSAGGHLWGIKFFPSGEYEADEEYVSIFLEHMSKSRSVGVIFEVFMMGRDSKPSMSLSHIRRLCQTFEIMEDKDSSDCWGWGKFLERTTLEKDYLTGRHVTFACAIMIIDDSCVPVPPSDIGTHLGRLLDHADGTDVSFIVDNETFHAHRTVLAARSPVFRAELFGPMSEATMPSITLHDITPATFKVMLRFIYTDELPLEDELGDSSTEMFQNLLAAADRYALDRLKIVCAQKLWDKVSVDTVATILAWAETYNCQELKNRCIDFFVVEENFKKAIFTDGYALLVLKFPEIIAEMKKRV
- the LOC109751265 gene encoding BTB/POZ and MATH domain-containing protein 2 isoform X1, producing the protein MNRPVENTIVGSCVFQFKVDYELVKHLPTGMAFYSDAVSAGGHLWGIKFFPSGEYEADEEYVSIFLEHMSKSRSVGVIFEVFMMGRDSKPSMSLSHIRRLCQTFEIMEDKDSSDCWGWGKFLERTTLEKDYLTGRHVTFACAIMIIDDSCVPVPPSDIGTHLGRLLDHADGTDVSFIVDNETFHAHRTVLAARSPVFRAELFGPMSEATMPSITLHDITPATFKVMLRFIYTDELPLEDELGDSSTEMFQNLLAAADRYALDRLKIVCAQKLWDKVSVDTVATILAWAETYNCQELKNRCIDFFVVEENFKKAIFTDGYALLVLKFPEIIAEMKKRV